One genomic segment of Kordiimonas sp. SCSIO 12603 includes these proteins:
- a CDS encoding NAD-glutamate dehydrogenase: MTTDNTIKKILSEIGQIAAEKLEKGQLVSFEGFLNGFYGAAAPDDLLERDTAELYAIAFSMWQAAVTRAPNQPIVKILNPRGQENGWKTKNTVVQIINDDMPFLVDSITGCLATMMQYRIKMMHHPIFEVSRDSEGVRSETDGAEAKRESYMFIEIDTQTNKDALKEIEETVNSTLADVRAAVSDWRGMLAKIDETVASLTVNPPPIDNEEVEELIRLLRWLGADHFTFLGFREYRFEGDPQTFDFTQVEGSGLGILRDAKRNVLRDKDGLTPMSAEIRHFLTQPEPLIVTKANVKSTVHRNSHMDYIGVKIFDSEGNAIGERRFVGLFTSLSYSQFAHDVPMMRNKVANIKESAGFGGRSYAGKALSHILETFPRDELFQVSEDWMYDTALGVLQLTERPRPKAFIRPDQFGRFVSALVYVPRENYHSGLREAIADILCTAYNGEVSVYYAKLSEEALARWHFIIRTRPGDVPEVNVREINRKIAEATQGWEDRLHTALVERVGEEEGTGLNHAYKGRFTAAYRESFTPPQAAYDVCKLEALQGADDLQVDFYQHLGDGENRYRLKIYHGSKLIALSSCMPILENMGFRVLSEHSYEMGGGSTSFIHDFTLERLEGTAFAIERLKPLVEELFKKVWDGVCENDGFNELVLTSAMSWQELVILRAYGKYLRQLGMGYTPDYIADSMVENDEISAQLVALFKVRFDPAYANANREELTKNITTDLRNLFEEVKSLDHDRILRAYASVLKATLRTNFYQPGVVEGVDERALAFKIRTRDVEEAPLPRPHAEMWVYSPKVEGVHLRGGPVARGGLRWSDRREDFRTEVLGLVKAQQVKNAVIVPQGSKGGFFPKQLPPMSDRDAFMAEGVASYRSFISSLLSVTDNLVDGDVVAPKDTVRHDGDDPYLVVAADKGTATFSDISNSISEGNGFWLGDAFASGGSQGYDHKKMGITAKGAWVGVQRHFREMGVNTQEDEFTVVGVGDMSGDVFGNGMLLSKTIRLKAAFNHMHIFIDPNPGDTEAAWNERKRMFDLPRSTWEDYDKSLISQGGGIFSRAEKSISLTDEIKEWLGVDADAVTPTDLINLIMKAEADLLWFGGIGTYVRASDETNQEVGDRANDGLRVIADDLKFKVVGEGGNLGMTQKSRIEFARRGGRLNTDFIDNSAGVDCSDKEVNIKILLADAIAKGKLDMEARNTLLESMTDEVSDIVLSDNYLQTQAISLAEAKAVSDREYHLGLVRALERDGGLNREIEYIPSDEGFAELAANERGLSRPEISTLLAYAKMSLFDIIVDSDLIDEPVLQPELEWGFPSVLRDTYAEELANHRLRREIIATVLANEVVNWAGLTFVYEVKEETGLGVEDIVAAFVIVREVFGLQKIWNDINDLDYQVVASTQYDMHQSVSNSLKTQVMWVLRNIDRPFNVSKLIERFKAPFKSLFAIKLETLSEPAQEAFLNRRDVLKATGVGHELATFIGAFEVFSSGPDIIAVAEQADKPVDYVASVHFALGDKLGFDWLKQRADRIPPDDHWEVLAIRSILEDLADQQRNHVERVCKRAGDKSADAATADWATAQATRIIRAERLIEDLAQAGTLSVAKLSFAARHLRSILR; the protein is encoded by the coding sequence GTGCGCCAAACCAGCCAATCGTTAAAATTCTGAACCCGCGTGGTCAGGAAAATGGTTGGAAGACGAAGAACACGGTCGTGCAGATTATCAATGATGATATGCCGTTCCTTGTGGACTCGATAACTGGTTGTCTTGCTACGATGATGCAGTACCGCATTAAGATGATGCACCACCCTATTTTTGAAGTTTCCCGCGATAGTGAAGGTGTACGTTCTGAAACGGATGGTGCTGAAGCCAAACGCGAAAGCTATATGTTCATCGAGATTGATACGCAGACAAATAAGGATGCGCTCAAGGAAATCGAAGAAACGGTAAATAGCACACTGGCTGATGTACGTGCCGCTGTAAGTGATTGGCGCGGAATGCTGGCGAAAATTGATGAGACAGTTGCGTCCCTGACTGTTAACCCGCCACCAATTGATAATGAAGAAGTTGAAGAACTGATCCGCCTGCTACGCTGGTTGGGTGCTGATCACTTTACGTTCCTTGGTTTCCGCGAATACCGTTTTGAAGGTGACCCACAGACGTTTGATTTCACGCAGGTAGAGGGCTCAGGCCTTGGTATTCTCCGTGATGCAAAACGGAATGTTCTTCGTGATAAAGATGGCCTTACACCTATGTCGGCTGAAATCAGGCACTTCCTGACACAGCCTGAGCCTCTGATTGTTACAAAAGCAAACGTAAAGTCTACAGTGCACCGTAATTCTCATATGGATTATATCGGTGTGAAAATCTTTGACAGTGAAGGCAACGCTATTGGCGAACGCCGTTTTGTTGGCCTCTTCACATCGCTTTCTTACAGCCAATTTGCCCATGATGTTCCAATGATGCGCAACAAGGTTGCTAACATTAAAGAGAGTGCCGGCTTTGGTGGTCGCAGTTACGCCGGTAAAGCGCTGTCTCACATTCTGGAAACTTTCCCGCGGGATGAATTGTTCCAGGTAAGTGAAGATTGGATGTATGATACCGCGCTTGGTGTTTTGCAGCTTACTGAACGCCCACGCCCGAAAGCTTTCATTCGCCCAGACCAGTTTGGCAGATTTGTATCAGCTCTTGTTTATGTGCCGCGTGAAAACTATCACTCAGGCCTTCGTGAGGCGATCGCGGATATTCTCTGCACAGCTTATAACGGTGAAGTTTCGGTTTATTATGCGAAACTTAGTGAAGAAGCGCTGGCTCGCTGGCACTTCATTATCCGTACACGCCCGGGTGATGTACCTGAAGTGAATGTACGCGAGATTAACCGCAAAATTGCTGAAGCGACCCAAGGTTGGGAAGACCGTTTGCATACAGCGCTTGTTGAACGTGTCGGTGAAGAAGAAGGTACAGGCCTTAATCACGCTTATAAAGGCCGCTTTACAGCAGCTTACCGTGAAAGCTTTACACCACCACAAGCAGCATATGATGTTTGCAAGCTGGAAGCCTTACAAGGTGCGGATGATCTGCAGGTAGATTTCTATCAACACCTTGGGGACGGTGAAAACCGTTACCGATTGAAGATTTATCACGGTAGCAAGCTTATCGCGCTTTCAAGCTGTATGCCTATCCTTGAAAACATGGGTTTCCGTGTTCTTTCTGAGCATTCTTACGAAATGGGTGGTGGATCAACGAGCTTTATCCATGACTTCACGCTTGAACGCCTTGAAGGTACGGCTTTTGCTATTGAGCGTCTTAAGCCGCTTGTTGAAGAGCTTTTCAAGAAAGTATGGGACGGCGTATGTGAAAATGATGGCTTTAATGAGCTTGTTCTCACATCTGCAATGAGCTGGCAGGAACTTGTGATCCTGCGGGCATACGGTAAATACCTGCGTCAGCTGGGCATGGGTTATACACCTGATTATATTGCTGACAGCATGGTGGAAAATGATGAAATTTCCGCACAGCTTGTTGCTCTCTTCAAAGTTCGGTTTGATCCAGCATATGCAAACGCAAACCGTGAAGAACTTACGAAGAATATCACTACAGATCTGAGGAACTTGTTCGAGGAAGTTAAAAGCCTTGATCACGACCGTATCTTGAGAGCGTACGCGAGTGTTCTTAAAGCTACGCTCAGAACAAACTTCTATCAGCCTGGTGTTGTTGAAGGTGTGGATGAACGCGCGCTCGCGTTTAAAATCCGTACACGTGACGTTGAGGAAGCACCTCTGCCGCGCCCACATGCCGAAATGTGGGTTTACTCACCGAAGGTGGAGGGTGTTCACCTTCGTGGTGGGCCTGTTGCTCGTGGTGGCCTGCGTTGGTCTGACCGCCGTGAGGATTTCCGTACAGAAGTTCTTGGCCTTGTGAAAGCACAGCAGGTGAAAAACGCCGTAATCGTGCCGCAAGGTTCGAAAGGTGGTTTCTTCCCGAAACAGCTACCGCCTATGAGTGACAGGGATGCCTTTATGGCTGAAGGTGTTGCTTCATACCGCAGCTTTATCTCGAGTCTTTTGTCTGTCACAGATAATCTGGTTGATGGTGATGTGGTTGCGCCGAAAGATACTGTGCGCCACGACGGTGATGATCCTTACCTTGTAGTAGCGGCTGATAAGGGCACAGCGACTTTCTCTGATATCTCTAACAGTATTTCTGAAGGCAATGGCTTCTGGCTCGGTGATGCGTTCGCATCTGGTGGTTCTCAGGGTTATGACCATAAGAAAATGGGTATCACAGCCAAGGGTGCCTGGGTTGGTGTTCAGCGCCATTTCCGTGAAATGGGTGTAAACACACAGGAAGATGAATTCACTGTTGTGGGCGTGGGCGATATGTCTGGCGACGTATTCGGTAATGGTATGCTTCTAAGTAAAACCATTCGCCTGAAAGCTGCCTTCAACCATATGCATATTTTCATTGATCCGAATCCGGGTGATACGGAAGCAGCATGGAACGAGCGTAAGCGCATGTTTGATCTGCCTCGCTCTACTTGGGAAGATTATGATAAATCATTGATTTCACAGGGCGGTGGTATCTTCTCCCGTGCAGAGAAATCCATCTCGCTTACTGATGAAATTAAAGAATGGTTGGGTGTGGATGCTGATGCAGTTACCCCAACTGATCTGATCAACCTGATCATGAAAGCTGAGGCTGATCTTCTTTGGTTTGGCGGTATCGGTACTTATGTTCGTGCATCTGATGAAACCAACCAAGAGGTGGGTGACCGCGCCAACGATGGCCTACGTGTTATCGCAGATGACCTGAAGTTCAAGGTTGTTGGTGAGGGCGGTAATCTGGGCATGACCCAGAAGAGCCGGATTGAATTTGCTCGCCGCGGTGGCCGTTTGAATACTGATTTTATCGACAACTCCGCTGGTGTGGATTGTTCCGATAAAGAGGTGAACATCAAGATCCTTCTTGCGGATGCGATTGCTAAAGGTAAGCTTGATATGGAAGCGCGTAATACGCTTCTTGAAAGCATGACTGATGAAGTTTCTGATATCGTTCTATCGGATAACTATTTGCAGACACAGGCAATCTCACTTGCGGAAGCAAAAGCGGTATCGGACCGTGAGTATCACCTTGGCCTCGTGAGAGCGCTTGAGCGTGATGGTGGCCTGAACCGCGAAATTGAATATATCCCATCTGACGAAGGCTTTGCGGAGCTGGCAGCAAATGAGCGTGGCCTATCACGCCCGGAAATTTCTACGCTTCTAGCTTATGCCAAGATGTCGCTCTTCGATATCATCGTGGATTCAGACTTGATTGATGAACCTGTTCTTCAGCCGGAGCTTGAATGGGGTTTCCCAAGTGTACTTCGTGATACTTATGCGGAAGAGTTGGCAAACCACAGGCTGCGCCGTGAAATTATTGCAACGGTTCTTGCAAACGAAGTGGTGAACTGGGCAGGCCTTACCTTTGTTTATGAAGTGAAGGAAGAAACAGGTCTCGGTGTCGAGGATATTGTGGCGGCGTTCGTGATTGTTCGGGAAGTATTCGGCCTACAGAAAATCTGGAACGATATTAACGATCTGGATTATCAAGTAGTGGCTTCTACCCAGTATGATATGCACCAGAGCGTATCTAATAGCCTGAAAACACAGGTTATGTGGGTGCTTCGGAACATTGATCGTCCGTTTAACGTGAGCAAGTTGATTGAACGCTTTAAAGCACCGTTCAAGAGCCTGTTTGCCATCAAGCTTGAAACACTTTCGGAACCGGCTCAGGAAGCCTTCCTTAACCGCAGAGATGTTTTAAAAGCTACAGGTGTTGGGCACGAGCTGGCGACCTTCATTGGTGCGTTTGAGGTGTTCAGCAGTGGCCCTGATATTATTGCGGTTGCTGAACAAGCAGATAAGCCGGTTGATTATGTGGCATCTGTTCACTTTGCTCTTGGCGATAAGTTGGGCTTTGATTGGCTCAAGCAGCGTGCTGACCGTATTCCGCCGGATGATCACTGGGAAGTACTTGCTATTCGCTCAATCCTTGAGGATTTGGCAGATCAACAGCGTAACCATGTGGAACGTGTATGTAAGCGGGCTGGCGATAAATCAGCTGATGCAGCCACGGCAGACTGGGCTACTGCGCAAGCAACACGTATTATCCGTGCGGAGCGTTTGATCGAAGATCTCGCTCAGGCTGGTACGCTCAGCGTTGCTAAATTAAGCTTTGCTGCACGACACCTTCGTTCAATTCTAAGGTAA